A window of the Diospyros lotus cultivar Yz01 unplaced genomic scaffold, ASM1463336v1 superscaf1, whole genome shotgun sequence genome harbors these coding sequences:
- the LOC127792845 gene encoding protein JINGUBANG-like, which translates to MTSEGGGAAADRNLLVEHTSFRRPMFGTFLHSEPTLSLDQDDTIFDDSQSPRSFDGFYNGDGSHSPFFMWPLNHPSPYNKSPWVRASPLMPPGESKNLIGSLVREEGHVYSLAASGGLLYTGSDSKNIRVWKNLKDFSGFKSSSGLVKAIVISGDKIFTGHQDGKIRVWKFSAKNQKNPYKRIGSLPTNIDFLRSSFNPKSYVEVRRRRVPWIKHYDAVSCLSLDEDQGLLYSGSWDRTLKVWRISDSKCLESITAHDDAVNSIVAGFEGLVLTGSADGMVKVWSRELLGKTSKHTLIQTILKQESAVTAVAVNSAAQLIYCGSSDGLVNFWERQKELTHGGVLRGHKLAVLCLAAAGSLVFSGSADKKICVWRRVEGGDHVCLSVLGGHVGPVKCLAVEKDREREGAKGEQRWILYSGSLDKSVKVWRVGEQLPDLRQLHYV; encoded by the coding sequence ATGACAAGCGAGGGAGGCGGAGCCGCCGCAGACCGCAACCTGTTGGTGGAGCACACCAGTTTCCGGCGCCCCATGTTCGGCACCTTCCTCCACTCCGAACCCACCCTCTCTCTCGACCAAGACGATACCATTTTCGATGATTCCCAAAGTCCCCGATCGTTCGATGGGTTCTATAACGGCGACGGCTCTCATTCTCCCTTCTTCATGTGGCCGCTCAACCACCCCTCGCCCTACAACAAGTCACCGTGGGTTCGGGCCTCGCCTTTGATGCCGCCCGGCGAATCCAAGAACTTGATCGGCTCTCTTGTTCGTGAAGAAGGCCATGTCTACTCACTAGCCGCCTCCGGCGGGCTGTTATACACCGGCTCCGATAGCAAAAACATTCGGGTCTGGAAAAATTTGAAGGATTTTTCTGGGTTCAAATCGAGCAGTGGATTAGTAAAGGCCATTGTCATCTCCGGCGACAAGATATTCACCGGCCACCAAGACGGGAAGATTCGGGTCTGGAAGTTCTCGGCCAAGAACCAGAAGAATCCATACAAGCGAATCGGGAGTCTCCCCACGAACATAGACTTTCTAAGATCCTCGTTTAATCCAAAGAGCTACGTCGAAGTACGGCGCCGCCGCGTGCCGTGGATCAAGCACTACGACGCAGTTTCCTGCCTCAGCCTGGACGAGGATCAAGGCCTTCTGTATTCAGGCTCCTGGGACAGAACCCTAAAGGTCTGGCGAATCTCCGACTCCAAATGCCTGGAATCCATCACCGCCCACGACGACGCCGTCAACTCCATCGTCGCAGGCTTCGAAGGCTTGGTCCTTACCGGCTCCGCCGACGGAATGGTCAAGGTCTGGAGCCGGGAATTACTGGGTAAGACCTCGAAGCATACGCTCATTCAGACCATTCTGAAACAGGAGAGCGCTGTGACGGCGGTGGCCGTGAACTCTGCCGCGCAACTGATATACTGCGGCTCGTCGGACGGTTTGGTGAACTTCTGGGAGCGCCAGAAGGAGCTGACCCACGGCGGCGTGCTGCGCGGGCACAAGCTGGCGGTGCTTTGCCTGGCGGCTGCGGGGAGTTTGGTGTTTAGTGGGTCGGCGGACAAGAAGATATGCGTGTGGAGGCGGGTGGAGGGTGGGGACCACGTCTGTCTCTCGGTGCTCGGCGGCCACGTCGGGCCGGTGAAGTGCCTGGCGGTGGAGAAGGACCGGGAGCGGGAGGGGGCGAAAGGGGAGCAACGGTGGATATTGTACAGCGGGAGCCTGGACAAGTCAGTGAAGGTGTGGAGGGTGGGGGAGCAGCTGCCGGATTTGAGGCAGTTGCATTACGTGTGA